The genomic window AACAATGGCGAGATGGCATTACTCCTTTAATCAACTCCTTAAATAAAGATTATGATTTGAAAGTGCTTTCTGGGGATACCAATAAAGATGAAACCTTGTTGAAATCTATTTTTAAACCATCAACGGTCATGTGCTTTAATCAAAGTCCACATCAAAAATTAGAAACCATTAAAGCATTGCAAATCAATAAGAAAAAAGTAATGATGTTAGGCGATGGTTTAAATGATGCTGGCGCTTTAAAACAAGCCAATTTTGGCATTGCCATAACAGATAACATCAACAACTTTACGCCAGGCTGCGATGCCATTTTAAGTGGCAGTTCGTTAAGCTTGCTGCCAAATTTTATCCAGTTAAGTAAAGATGGATTAAAGACGATAAAGATCAGCTTTGCGATAGCTACATCTTATAATTTGATAGGAGTTTACTACGCCGTTCAAGGTACGCTTTATCCATTGGTTGCTGCTATTCTAATGCCAATAAGTACCATTACCATCATCAGTTTTACCAGTTTGGCAACCAGGTATTTTGCAAGGAAAAACAACTTAACCCCCTAGCCCCCTAAAAGGGGAACTGAATACAGGGTGCTATACAAAGTCCCCTTTAGGGGATTTAGGGGTAACAATACAACCGTTGACCAACAATACAACAATTTAACAATCGAACAATAAATCATGAACATACTCTATTTCTTAATCGGTTGCAGCGTGCTAGTTGCATTGGTTTTTCTGGGAGCTTTTTTTTGGGCGCTAAAAAACGGACAGCACGATGATGTGTACACACCAAGCGTAAGAATTCTTTTTGATGATGAAGTAAAAAACACCGAACCGAAGGAAAGTGACCATAATCATATTTCCGACTAACACTCATCATCGGCCGTGCTATGGCACTGCAATAAATTTGTCATAAACATTACAAATCTATTTCTATTCAATTATGCAGCTAGAAAAATTTACTTACGACAACAAGATTGTACGAGATTTCGGTATTGCAACCATCGTATGGGGCATTATCGGTATGCTAGTAGGACTAATTGTCGCTACGCAGCTGATTTCGCCAAGCATGAACCTCGGTAATCAGTACACTACGTTTGGTCGTATCAGACCACTCCATACTAATGCAGTAATTTTCGCTTTTGTGGGTAACGCCATTTTTATGGGAGTTTATTACTCCTTACAGCGTTTACTTAAAGCCCGGATGTTTAGCAATGTATTAAGTAAAATTCATTTTTGGGGTTGGCAATTAATCATTGTTTCGGCGGTAATTACGTTGCCTTTAGGCTTTACTTCATCACACGAATATGCGGAGTTAGAATGGCCAATTGATATCGCCATTACCTTAATTTGGGTGGTTTTTGGTATCAACATGTTCGGTACCATTATCAAACGTAGAGAAAGACATCTTTACGTAGCCATTTGGTTCTATATTGCTACGTTTGTAACCATTGCGGTGTTGCATATTGTTAATTCGTTTCAGCTGCCAATTTCATTCTTAAAAAGTTACTACGTTTTTGCTGGTGTGCAAGATGCCTTGGTACAATGGTGGTACGGGCATAATGCGGTAGCATTTTTCTTAACTACGCCGTATTTGGGCATGATGTACTACTTTTTGCCTAAAATGGCTAATCGCCCGGTATATTCTTATAAATTGAGTATTCTTCACTTTTGGTCGTTAATATTCATTTACATTTGGGCTGGTCCACACCATTTATTGTACACTTCCTTGCCAGGATGGGCACAATCTTTAGGTGTAGCTTTCTCCATCATGCTAATTGCACCAAGTTGGGGTGGTATGATCAACGGTTTGTTAACCTTGCGTGGCGCTTGGGATAAAGTTCGTGAAGATGTAACCTTGAAATTTATGGTAGTTGCACTTACCGCTTATGGTATGGCAACTTTCGAAGGGCCAATGTTATCCTTAAAACAAATTAACGGCGTTGCGCACTTTACCGATTGGATTGTAGCTCACGTACACGTAGGTGCTTTAGGATGGAATGGTTTTTTAACCTTCGGTATACTGTATTGGTTAATCCCACGCATTTATAAAACAGAATTGTTTTCTAAAAAATTGGCTTCTTTCCATTTCTGGATAGGCACTTTGGGCATCTTGTTTTACGCTATCCCAATGTATTGGGCTGGTTTTACGCAAGGTTTAATGTGGAAAGAATTCACAGATGAAGGGTTGTTGAAATATGCCAACTTCTTAACCACTACGCTACAAATTATCCCGATGCATATTTTACGTTCTATTGGCGGTGCATTATACTTAATCGGAGCTATCGCGATGACTTACAATTTGGCTAAAACCATGTTGAGAGGCAAATTGGTAGCAAATGAAGCGGCAGAAGCGATGGCTTTAGAGAAAGTAATTACTCACGAAGATCCAACAGATAAAAAATGGCACCGTGTATTGGAGCGCAAACCAATGAAATTCATGGTGCTTTCTATGATTGTGATTTTAATTGGTGGTATGGTAGAAATGATGCCAACGTTTACCATCGAAAGTAATGTGCCAACCATTGCAAGTGTGAAACCTTATACACCGTTAGAGTTAGAAGGTAGAGATTTGTATATCAAAGAAGGGTGTGTGAACTGCCACTCTCAAACTATCCGTCCGTTTAGGTCAGAAACCGAGCGTTACGGCGAGTACAGTAAAGCAGGCGAGTTTGTATACGACCATCCGTTTTTATGGGGAAGTAAACGTACAGGACCAGATTTGCATCGCATTGGCGGTAAATATTCTAATGCTTGGCACTACAACCACATGTTAGATCCTACCTCAATGTCGCCGGGCAGTATCATGCCGCCTTATCCATGGTTAATTACCCAAAAATTGGATACCAGCATGACCGAGGCTAAAATTAGAGCAATGCAAAGTTTAGGCGTGCCATATAGAGAAAATTTTGATGCTGTTGCAAAAGCTAAATTACAAGAGCAAGCAGAAGCAATTGCCGCTGATTTGAAGCAAAACAACATTGATGTAAAAAGCGACAGAGAAATTATTGCCTTAATCGCTTATTTACAACGCATGGGCACAGATATTAAAGCAAACAAAACTACTATTCCATCTAATCAGTAAAATTATGTTTAAGCAAATAAAAGACCTAGCAGGAGGCGAGTTTTATCTCATCGCATCACTGCTCATATTTATGGTTTTCTTCCTCTTAGTGGGTGTGTATCTTCTTAAAATGAACAAAACCCATATTGCAGAAATGAGTAATCTACCTATTAGCGAACCTCAATCTAATGGTTATGAAGAAGTTTAATTTGTTGATGATGATATTAGCTGCTAGCTTAGGTTCTTTTGCACAAGATGTTGCTACAACTGCCGCAGAAGAAGCTAAAGCTGTAATTCCAGAGCCATCTTTGGGGGTCAAGCTTTACCGAATTGTTGATTATCACGCTTTTGATATTTTCGATTATTCTGTTGTTTGTGGCCATCACTTTGTATAAAAGTTTTAAAGTAATTTACCAAGAAAGTAAAAATCCAACGCCTTATAAAACTAAAGAAGATAGAAAATTAGAATATGAGGAATGGGTAAAACTAAACGGAGAAAAACCTAACATTTGGACTAAACTATTGAGTTTAAAACCTCTTTCAGCAGAGAAAGATTTAGAAATTCCACATGCTTATGATGGTATTAAGGAGTTAAATAACCCGGTACCCGCTTGGTTTAACGTGCTTTTCTATGGTACATTAATTTTTGCTGCCGGATATCTTTATTACTATCATATTGGCGAACATGGCGAGCGTCAAGATGATGAGTACAAAACCGAAATGGCAAAGGCCGATCTGGCTAAGCAGAAATTTTTGGCAAAAAATGCTTCATCAGTTGATGAAAACAGCGTGAAAGTTGATCCATCGCAAATTGCCGTGGGTAAAGGCGTATTCGATGCAAATTGTGTTGCTTGTCACGGTCAAAATGGCGAAGGTTTAGTTGGACCTAACCTAACCGACGAGTTTTGGCTACATGGTGGCAGCGTGAAAGATATTTTCAAAGTAGTGAAATATGGTGTGCCTGAAAAGGGAATGGTAAGCTGGGAGAAAAACATGAGTTCGGCTAACATTAGTGCAGTAACCAATTACATTTTATCGTTGCAAGGTTCTAAACCAGCTAACCCTAAAGCACCACAGGGCGAAAAATATGATGCCGCTGTGGCAGAAGCTGCAGTAGCAAATTGAAATTAACATCAATAGTCCGTCATTTCGACTGGAGTGCAACGAAATGGAGAAATCTTTTAACATCTTCTCTCGGAATAGTCCAAAGATTTCTCCTCGTACCTCGTCGAAATGACGGAACCTTTGTCGTAATTGCGAGGAGGAACGACGAAGCAATCTTTTAAGAACAAGTGCAGAAAGATATAGAGATGACAAAACCTCAAAACATAAAAAGTATGGCCAGAACGTTCCTTTATCCTAAAAAACCATCAGGTAAATTATACAACCAAAGGAAATGGGTTAGTTATGTTTTGCTGCTGCTTTTATTCGCTAGCCCTTTCATTAAGTTTAACGGCGAACAGCTAGTGCTGCTTAATTTCTTGGAGCGAAAGTTTGTATTTATTGGGCTTATTTTCACACCACAAGATTTTTATCTCTTTGCTTTAGCAATGCTGATTTTTATCTTGTTCATTGTTTGCTTTACAGTAGTTTTGGGCAGGTTGTGGTGCGGTTGGGCCTGTCCGCAAACTATTTTTATGGAAATGGTTTTCCGTAGAATTGAATATTGGATAGAAGGCGATGCCAACCAACAAAAGAAACTAGATGCTCAAGAATGGAACACAGAAAAGGTTTTCAAAAAAGGATTTAAACATTTTTTGTTCTTAGTGATTTCCTTCTTTATTGCCAATGTGTTTTTGGCTTACATTATCGGTTCAGCTCAACTTTATGAAATCATTACCGAACCGATTAGTGAGCATACAGTAGGCTTCACTTCTATTTGGATTTTTACACTCATTTTTTACGGGGTTTTCTCTTACGTTAGGGAAGTAGTTTGTACAGTAATTTGTCCTTACGGCAGATTGCAAGGTGTTTTATTAGATAATAAAAGCTTAATTGTAGCTTATGATGAAACTCGTGGCGAACCTCGTGGTTATATCCAAAAAAACTTAGATCAAACCCTAAAAGGCGATTGTATAGATTGCGGTTTATGCGTGCAGGTTTGTCCAACTGGGATTGATATTAGGAAAGGAACTCAGCTAGAATGTGTTAACTGTACGGCTTGTATAGATGCTTGCGATGAAGTAATGCTAAAAATTAAAAAGCCCAAAAAATTGATCGGTTTTTATAACCATGATTACATACAGAACAGAAACAAATTTAAGTTAGGAGCAAGAGCCTACGGTTATGCGGCAGTTTTGTTTTTAGTAATGATTATTTTTTCTTCTTTAATTTACAAACGAGAAGATGTACAAACTACCGTGTTGAGGGCCAGCGGAACTTTGTATCAAAAACGCCCCGATGGAACTATTGCCAATTTATACAACGCAGAGCTGATCAACAAGACCAACAAGGATATGAAGTTTGTCTTTAAATCCACCGATGCGAAAGATAAAATAGAATTGATACAAGCCGACACCATTTTACCAAAAGAAGGGGCAGCACATCTAACTTTCTTTCTCATTAAACAGCACAAAAACATTGAAGAATTTAAAAGCAAGGTAAAGTTTGAAGTGGAAGTAGAAGGGAAGGTAATTAGCAACGCAAGCACTACTTTCTTTTCGCAACCTTAGGCAGTTTGCAGTTCGCAATTGGCAGTTTTCAGTTAACCGAATAACCAATTAAACAATTAACCAACAATCAAACAATTTAACAATCAAACAATTGCAAACATGAATTGGGGAACGAAACTAGTTTTAGGAATGGCAGTTTTCATGTCTTTCATTATAGGCATGGTGGTTTATATGTTCAAGCAGCATGGCAACGATGCTTTAGTAGAAGATAATTACTACGAAAAAGGCATTAACTACAATAAGGAATACGATGCTAAAAGCAATACCTTAAATGATGGGGCAACACCAGAAATTAAGCAGAGCGAAAACCAGTTGATTATACAGTTAAAAGACGCTGCAGATTACCAACTGACCTTAATGCGTCCATCTGCCAAAGAAAAAGATGTGAAAAGTAATGGCAAAACTATCAGCGACGAAAACCTGATTATAATTGAAACTGGTAATTTGGATAAAGGATTGTGGTTGTTAAAGTTACAATGGCAATTCAATGGTAAAGATTATCTATTTACAAAAGATATTAAGATATGAACTTAATGCCACTTGCTTTTTTGATGGGTTTTTTGGGAAGTGTACATTGTGCCGTAATGTGCGGACCAATTGTGCTTGGCTTACCCTTAAATAAAAAAGGAAGTTGGCGTAACGTTTTGCAAGTATTATTGTATCAATTGGGCAGAATATCAATTTATGCTTTATTAGGCTTGTTAGTTGGTTTGGTGGGCAATACCTTTGCTGTTTTCGCTAAGCAAGAAACGCTGAGTTTGATTATTGGAATTGTGTTGATACTTTTTACTTTCGCACAGTTGAGTGGAAGATATTTACCTACTTTCCAAAAACTGCAGAACAACATGGTGGTTCCAATTAGTAAGTTGATGGGAAAAGTATTTAAACTTCCTTTTTGGGGCTTTTTTGCAGGTATGTTAAATGGCTTAATTCCCTGCGGAATGGTCTATTTAGCCTTAGCGACTGCGTTAAATTCGGCTAGTTCGCAATCTGGCGCAATGTTTATGCTTCTTTTTGGATTGGGTACAAGCCCTTTGATGATTTTTATTTCTTTGGGAGGTATTTACCTAAAGAAATATTTAAAGTTTAATTCACAAAGGTTTGTCCCTTGGTTTGCATTATTTATTGGCGCACTATTTATCTTACGATCTGCCAACCTGAATATTCCTTTTCTTTCGCCGCATACATATTCTACCTATGGAAGTGCTGTAAATTGCGAATAGCTAAATAGATATAACTGTATTATTATCAGTTTTACATATATAGATATCTAAACTAAAAGTTTTATTGATATGCTAAGGAAGCTTTTAAAACATTAAAATAGCTATAGTAAATAATTAGCTCTTACTTTTTAACTTTCCACGCAAATAGCTAATTGCTTCTAGTAAGATGGCCAGCGCACCGATATATACCGTAAATTGCTCAAATAAGTTCATCTTTGGCTGTGTTTAAATGTTAGATGAATTTAAGCAATTAATGTTACAATCCGGTATTGGTTCTAAATAATTTAATTGCGATAGCTAAAAGAATTACGCCAAAACTTTTCCTTAAAACATTTAATCCGGTTTTACCTAATAGCTTTTCTAGTCGGGCAGTATTTTTTAAAACGAAATACACAAACACCATATTCAATAAAATACCTATCAGTATGTTTTCGGTTCTATATTCTGTTTTTAAGGATAACAATGTAGTTAAAGTGCCGGCACCAGCAATTAGAGGAAAAGCAAGAGGTACAATAGAAACTGTTTCTGGCTCTTCATCTCTAAAAAAATGGATACCTAAAACCATTTCCATTGCTATAATAAAAATTACCAACGAACCTGCAATAGCAAACGACTGCACATCAACACCGATCACACTTAAAACAGCTTTTCCGCCAAATAAAAACAAAATCATTATTGCCGTAGCTACCAAAGTTGCTTTTTCTGATTGGATATGCCCAGCCTTTTTGCGCAACGAAATGATAATAGGGATGGAGCCGAGAATATCAATAATCGCAAATAAAATCATCGAAGTTGATAAGATTTGATTAAAATCGAAGTGTAGCGGTTCCATACGTTAAAATTTGATGTAAAAGTACGGGTTTAAATGTAAAAGTTGTGAATTAACTATTTTCATTTTCAATCCATAAAAAAAAGCGACTGCATGATGCTAATCGCTTTAACTTAAATATTTTACCACCTTAAACACCTAAGAGAAGCTTCGTCTTAATTGTGCTAAGCTGTCTAAGGTGGTGAAGAAATCTAAAATCGTAATTCTAAATTCGTAAATCTCTCTATCCTAGTTTTTTATACCTAATCCTTTTAGGTGCAACATCGCCTAAGCGCTTCTTACGGTTTTCTTCATAATCACTGTAATTTCCTTCAAAGAAATAAACTTGCGAATCGCCTTCGAAAGCTAAAATATGCGTACAAATACGGTCTAAAAACCATCTATCGTGACTAATTACTACCGCACAACCACCAAAGTTTTCTAAAGCTTCTTCTAAAGCACGTAGCGTGTTTACATCGATATCGTTGGTAGGCTCATCCAGTAATAAAACATTAGCGCCTTCTTTTAGCGTAATTGCCAAGTGTACACGGTTACGCTCTCCACCAGATAAAACGCCAACTTTCTTCTGCTGATCGGCACCATTGAAGTTGAATTTAGAAACGTAAGCTCTAGAATTAACTTGCTTGTTACCTAACAACATATTATCTAAACCATCGGTAATGTTCTCGTAAACCGTTTTATCAGGGTTTAAATCGTTGTGCATTTGATCTACGTAACCCAATTTTACTGTCTCGCCAACTTTAAAATCGCCAGCATCTGGTTGTTCTTGCCCAGTAATTAAACGGAATAGGGTAGTTTTACCTGCACCGTTTGGACCAATAATACCCACAATACCTGCAGGCGGTAAAGAGAAACTTAGATCTTCGAATAACAACTTACCATCGTAAGCTTTGGAGATATTATTGGCTTCAATTACCACGTTACCCAAACGAGGGCCTGCAGGAATAAACAATTCTAATTTTTCTTCGCGTTCTTTGCCGTCTTCGCTGGCTAGTTTATCGTAGTTGCTTAAACGAGCTTTAGATTTCGCATGACGAGCTTTTGGCGCCATACGTACCCATTCTAACTCACGCTCTAATGCTTTTTGGCGTTTACTTTCTGTTTTATCTTCTTGAGCTAAACGTTTCGCCTTTTGATCTAACCAAGACGAGTAGTTGCCTTTCCACGGAATACCTTCGCCACGGTCTAGTTCTAAAATCCATCCGGCTACGTTATCGAGGAAATACCTATCGTGGGTTACTGCAATTACAGTTCCCTCGTAGTTCTGTAAGAATTGCTCTAACCAATCGATACTTTCGGCATCCAAGTGGTTGGTAGGCTCATCTAGCAATAATACATCTGGCGATTGCAGCAATAAACGGCACATGGCCACACGACGGCGCTCTCCTCCAGATAAAACTGCAATTTTAGTGTCTGGATCTGGGCAACGCAAAGCATCCATTGCACGCTCTAATTTGTTATCCAATTCCCAAGCATTGCTGGCATCAATTTTATCTTGCAATTCGCCTTGGCGCTGCATCAATTTATCCATTTTATCGGCATCAGAGTAGTTCTCTTCTAAGCCAAATGCTTCGTTAATTGCTTCGTATTCTTTCAGTACCGCAGTAATTTCGGCAACGCCTTCTTCAACTACTTCACGTACAGTTTTTTCTGGGTCTAACTCTGGCTCTTGCGCTAAATAACCTACCGAGTAACCTGGAGAAAATACGACTTCGCCTTGGATAGACTTATCTAAACCAGCAATAATTTT from Pedobacter sp. SL55 includes these protein-coding regions:
- the ccoS gene encoding cbb3-type cytochrome oxidase assembly protein CcoS — protein: MNILYFLIGCSVLVALVFLGAFFWALKNGQHDDVYTPSVRILFDDEVKNTEPKESDHNHISD
- the ccoN gene encoding cytochrome-c oxidase, cbb3-type subunit I; translated protein: MQLEKFTYDNKIVRDFGIATIVWGIIGMLVGLIVATQLISPSMNLGNQYTTFGRIRPLHTNAVIFAFVGNAIFMGVYYSLQRLLKARMFSNVLSKIHFWGWQLIIVSAVITLPLGFTSSHEYAELEWPIDIAITLIWVVFGINMFGTIIKRRERHLYVAIWFYIATFVTIAVLHIVNSFQLPISFLKSYYVFAGVQDALVQWWYGHNAVAFFLTTPYLGMMYYFLPKMANRPVYSYKLSILHFWSLIFIYIWAGPHHLLYTSLPGWAQSLGVAFSIMLIAPSWGGMINGLLTLRGAWDKVREDVTLKFMVVALTAYGMATFEGPMLSLKQINGVAHFTDWIVAHVHVGALGWNGFLTFGILYWLIPRIYKTELFSKKLASFHFWIGTLGILFYAIPMYWAGFTQGLMWKEFTDEGLLKYANFLTTTLQIIPMHILRSIGGALYLIGAIAMTYNLAKTMLRGKLVANEAAEAMALEKVITHEDPTDKKWHRVLERKPMKFMVLSMIVILIGGMVEMMPTFTIESNVPTIASVKPYTPLELEGRDLYIKEGCVNCHSQTIRPFRSETERYGEYSKAGEFVYDHPFLWGSKRTGPDLHRIGGKYSNAWHYNHMLDPTSMSPGSIMPPYPWLITQKLDTSMTEAKIRAMQSLGVPYRENFDAVAKAKLQEQAEAIAADLKQNNIDVKSDREIIALIAYLQRMGTDIKANKTTIPSNQ
- a CDS encoding cbb3-type cytochrome c oxidase N-terminal domain-containing protein; translation: MYKSFKVIYQESKNPTPYKTKEDRKLEYEEWVKLNGEKPNIWTKLLSLKPLSAEKDLEIPHAYDGIKELNNPVPAWFNVLFYGTLIFAAGYLYYYHIGEHGERQDDEYKTEMAKADLAKQKFLAKNASSVDENSVKVDPSQIAVGKGVFDANCVACHGQNGEGLVGPNLTDEFWLHGGSVKDIFKVVKYGVPEKGMVSWEKNMSSANISAVTNYILSLQGSKPANPKAPQGEKYDAAVAEAAVAN
- the ccoG gene encoding cytochrome c oxidase accessory protein CcoG, with the protein product MARTFLYPKKPSGKLYNQRKWVSYVLLLLLFASPFIKFNGEQLVLLNFLERKFVFIGLIFTPQDFYLFALAMLIFILFIVCFTVVLGRLWCGWACPQTIFMEMVFRRIEYWIEGDANQQKKLDAQEWNTEKVFKKGFKHFLFLVISFFIANVFLAYIIGSAQLYEIITEPISEHTVGFTSIWIFTLIFYGVFSYVREVVCTVICPYGRLQGVLLDNKSLIVAYDETRGEPRGYIQKNLDQTLKGDCIDCGLCVQVCPTGIDIRKGTQLECVNCTACIDACDEVMLKIKKPKKLIGFYNHDYIQNRNKFKLGARAYGYAAVLFLVMIIFSSLIYKREDVQTTVLRASGTLYQKRPDGTIANLYNAELINKTNKDMKFVFKSTDAKDKIELIQADTILPKEGAAHLTFFLIKQHKNIEEFKSKVKFEVEVEGKVISNASTTFFSQP
- a CDS encoding FixH family protein, whose amino-acid sequence is MNWGTKLVLGMAVFMSFIIGMVVYMFKQHGNDALVEDNYYEKGINYNKEYDAKSNTLNDGATPEIKQSENQLIIQLKDAADYQLTLMRPSAKEKDVKSNGKTISDENLIIIETGNLDKGLWLLKLQWQFNGKDYLFTKDIKI
- a CDS encoding sulfite exporter TauE/SafE family protein; this translates as MNLMPLAFLMGFLGSVHCAVMCGPIVLGLPLNKKGSWRNVLQVLLYQLGRISIYALLGLLVGLVGNTFAVFAKQETLSLIIGIVLILFTFAQLSGRYLPTFQKLQNNMVVPISKLMGKVFKLPFWGFFAGMLNGLIPCGMVYLALATALNSASSQSGAMFMLLFGLGTSPLMIFISLGGIYLKKYLKFNSQRFVPWFALFIGALFILRSANLNIPFLSPHTYSTYGSAVNCE
- a CDS encoding MarC family protein, coding for MEPLHFDFNQILSTSMILFAIIDILGSIPIIISLRKKAGHIQSEKATLVATAIMILFLFGGKAVLSVIGVDVQSFAIAGSLVIFIIAMEMVLGIHFFRDEEPETVSIVPLAFPLIAGAGTLTTLLSLKTEYRTENILIGILLNMVFVYFVLKNTARLEKLLGKTGLNVLRKSFGVILLAIAIKLFRTNTGL
- the ettA gene encoding energy-dependent translational throttle protein EttA; translation: MSDEKIIFSMAGVSKIYPPQKQVLKNIYLSFFYGAKIGVVGLNGSGKSSLLKIIAGLDKSIQGEVVFSPGYSVGYLAQEPELDPEKTVREVVEEGVAEITAVLKEYEAINEAFGLEENYSDADKMDKLMQRQGELQDKIDASNAWELDNKLERAMDALRCPDPDTKIAVLSGGERRRVAMCRLLLQSPDVLLLDEPTNHLDAESIDWLEQFLQNYEGTVIAVTHDRYFLDNVAGWILELDRGEGIPWKGNYSSWLDQKAKRLAQEDKTESKRQKALERELEWVRMAPKARHAKSKARLSNYDKLASEDGKEREEKLELFIPAGPRLGNVVIEANNISKAYDGKLLFEDLSFSLPPAGIVGIIGPNGAGKTTLFRLITGQEQPDAGDFKVGETVKLGYVDQMHNDLNPDKTVYENITDGLDNMLLGNKQVNSRAYVSKFNFNGADQQKKVGVLSGGERNRVHLAITLKEGANVLLLDEPTNDIDVNTLRALEEALENFGGCAVVISHDRWFLDRICTHILAFEGDSQVYFFEGNYSDYEENRKKRLGDVAPKRIRYKKLG